Sequence from the Pseudomonas sp. LS.1a genome:
GATACCGAGGGTCATCCAGGCGAAGATCGGCCACTGCACCGCGCCCTTGCGCTGGTGCTCGAGCACGGCGTTGATCGAGGTGAAGACGATGGTTGCCAGCGATGTACCGACTGCCAGGTGGGTCAGCACCGAGGCATCGAAACCCTGCAAGGTGAAGCTGAACACCAGCACCGGCACGATGATGATACCGCCGCCCACACCGAACAGCCCGGCCAGCACACCGGCGCAGGCGCCCAACAGCAGATAGAGCACGAATTCCATTCGTCTTCCCCGAGAAAACAATGCGGCATGGTAACGGAAGCCGGGCTCGGGGCTCTAGTGAACTGTGTGTCAGGTTGGATCCGCCCTGCCGGAGTGGGTACAGTGGAAAAAACCCAGAGGCCCGACCGATGTGCCTGATCGTATTCGCCTGGCGGCCGGGGCATGCCCTGCCGCTGATCGTGGCGGCCAACCGCGATGAGTTCTATGCCCGCCCCACCCAGGCCCTGGCGGCCTGGGAGGATGCGCCCGGGATCTATGCCGGGCGCGACCTGGAAGCTGGAGGCACCTGGCTGGGCGTGGGCCCGCAGGGGCGGTTCGCGGCGCTGACCAATATCCGCGACCCGGGGCAGGCGTTGGGCCCGCGTTCGCGGGGTGAACTGGTGGCGGCGTATCTGCAGGGTGCGCTTGGGGTCGAGGCTTACCTGGACCAGGTGGCCAGCCACAGCAGGCACTATTCGGGGTTCAACCTGCTGGTGGGCGACGGGCGGCAGCTGGGTTACCTGCATGCCCGGGACGCGGCGCCGCGCCTGCTGGAGGCCGGGGTTTACGGGCTTTCCAATGCCGGGCTGGATACGCCGTGGCCGAAGCTGGTGAAGGCGCGTAGTGGGCTGGAAGGATTGCTGGAAACGCCGGAGCCGCAGCGCTTGCTGGCGTT
This genomic interval carries:
- a CDS encoding NRDE family protein — translated: MCLIVFAWRPGHALPLIVAANRDEFYARPTQALAAWEDAPGIYAGRDLEAGGTWLGVGPQGRFAALTNIRDPGQALGPRSRGELVAAYLQGALGVEAYLDQVASHSRHYSGFNLLVGDGRQLGYLHARDAAPRLLEAGVYGLSNAGLDTPWPKLVKARSGLEGLLETPEPQRLLALLADAEPAPEGELPETGVGLATEKLLSSVFIASQNYGTRASTVLIVDDQGRRRLVERSFGPFGGHLGEVELLV